A single region of the Vicia villosa cultivar HV-30 ecotype Madison, WI linkage group LG4, Vvil1.0, whole genome shotgun sequence genome encodes:
- the LOC131598246 gene encoding uncharacterized protein LOC131598246 yields the protein MDFDNDAAANVYMSVEEVTENLLPNDQDPLRLDERVVTSLKSIPDHYILKRWTKGIRPSLDALKPIRIGGIQDTTFAQRYQQVSGVMLQIITRVCMDPDAFQFFLNAAIEFGKQAEELIVAKGVSGQPSSSRSASCKDTSVSEPLVVDSSARKFKKRPNPIRSKKRLKSDYELARESQDSSHGGRNKRKKKMLQN from the exons ATGGATTTTGATAATGATGCCGCTGCGAATGTTTATATGTCGGTCGAAGAAGTTACAGAAAACCTTCTTCCTAATGATCAAGATCCTTTGCGACTTGATGAGAGGGTTGTTACT TCCTTGAAGTCCATACCTGACCACTACATATTGAAGCGTTGGACTAAAGGAATTCGTCCATCCCTTGATGCTTTAAAACCCATCCGTATTGGAGGTATTCAAGATACTACTTTTGCACAAAGATATCAACAAGTTTCTGGTGTTATGCTTCAGATTATAACCCGTGTTTGCATGGACCCTGATGCGTTCCAATTTTTTCTTAATGCTGCAATTGAATTTGGGAAGCAAGCGGAAGAGTTGATTGTTGCTAAAGGTGTTTCCGGTCAACCTTCATCTTCCAGGTCTGCATCTTGCAAAGATACTAGTGTTTCTGAACCTCTTGTAGTTGATTCTAGTGCACGAAAGTTCAAAAAGAGACCCAATCCAATCAGGTCTAAGAAACGGCTCAAAAGTGATTATGAGTTAGCTAGGGAGAGCCAAGATTCATCGCACGGcggaagaaacaaaagaaagaagaagatgcTGCAAAATTAG